Proteins co-encoded in one Juglans regia cultivar Chandler chromosome 16, Walnut 2.0, whole genome shotgun sequence genomic window:
- the LOC108990388 gene encoding probable E3 ubiquitin-protein ligase RHG1A isoform X2, with protein MSNEWSLGEPSSSNSQNEVRCDERKAEFGWSSSGSACPAAGPRLEEWNCEPSNTNGNPMFAQSSNSNVHTQNLNLNTDPIGHGGDNSQAMGCPNIHKSIRSENRCIPPASSSDHHVLPSRPSGVLVTENDGGPGCSMEGRRVPCKRKALEANAGQSSVSGSSSYFHPSENSAWSAVPARFNLSSSLGVSATPEQVNPRFGLGTMEVASDFIPDLSLAGSFHRNTRLRINPSNQQESIAPTLISTDNAVRHSSISSSLLSPRLLPVGYSLDLRSTPASDRMTPQSQPVLVHVPTLPRNVQGYRWNGGPSLGAGNITSSMVSGDRDYVPHEEMGSRSMTRNLSEHPLFMPAIELRNLVRNPANRGSTSGNVSIPGNVASTSRPVPSSGVHPSYAPTLAPQHSPPQFQRRFSEYVRRSLMSSAGSESGGQRNNYSPLGSGPVPSQEIGFSSGPGNPGHAQSHPRSALWVERQGDGGLGIPYLLRTSAAASEGSSRLVSEIRNVLGLMRRGESLRLEDVMILDQSVFLGVADIHDRYRDMRLDVDNMSYEELLALEERIGNVSTGLSEETILNRLRQRKCSIAVGSQLDAEPCCICQEEYNEGDDLGTLECGHNFHADCIKQWLMQKNLCPVCKTTALTK; from the exons ATGTCGAATGAATGGAGCTTGGGTGAGCCTAGTTCTAGCAATTCCCAGAATGAGGTCAGGTGTGATGAGCGGAAAGCAGAATTTGGATGGTCATCTTCAGGAAGTGCTTGTCCTGCAGCTGGTCCAAGGTTGGAAGAATGGAACTGTGAACCATCTAATACAAATGGAAACCCTATGTTTGCACAAAGTTCCAATTCTAATGTGCATACTCAGAATCTCAACTTAAACACAGATCCAATTGGTCATGGTGGTGATAATAGTCAAGCCATGGGATGCCCTAACATACACAAGTCTATCAGATCTGAAAATCGGTGCATTCCACCTGCAAGTAGTTCTGATCATCATGTACTTCCTTCCAGACCCAGTGGAGTTTTAGTGACCGAGAATGATGGCGGACCAGGCTGTTCAATGGAGGGTCGCCGTGTCCCCTGTAAAAGAAAAGCTCTTGAAGCAAATGCTGGACAGTCTTCTGTTTCTGGAAGTTCTAGCTACTTTCACCCTTCTGAAAATAGTGCATGGTCTGCTGTGCCTGCTCGCTTTAATTTGAGCAGCAGTTTAGGTGTATCTGCTACACCCGAACAGGTGAACCCAAGATTCGGGCTAGGCACAATGGAAGTAGCTTCTGATTTCATTCCTGATCTAAGTTTGGCAGGAAGCTTCCATAGAAATACCCGTTTAAGGATAAATCCTTCAAATCAACAAGAGTCTATTGCCCCTACTTTAATCTCTACAGACAATGCTGTTAGGCATTCTAGTATTTCATCTTCCCTGCTGTCACCAAGACTTCTTCCAGTTGGTTATTCTTTGGACTTGCGGTCAACACCTGCTTCTGATCGTATGACTCCTCAAAGTCAACCGGTTTTGGTCCATGTTCCTACATTGCCGCGAAACGTGCAAGGTTACAGGTGGAATGGAGGACCTAGCTTGGGAGCTGGCAATATCACAAGCTCTATGGTTTCTGGAGATAGAGATTATGTGCCACATGAAGAAATGGGCTCAAGAAGCATGACAAGAAACCTTTCGGAACATCCTTTGTTTATGCCTGCTATCGAACTGAGAAACTTGGTTCGAAACCCAGCAAATAGGGGTTCAACTAGTGGAAATGTGAGTATTCCTGGAAATGTTGCCTCTACATCTCGACCTGTTCCCAGTTCAGGTGTCCATCCATCATATGCTCCTACTTTAGCTCCTCAACATAGTCCCCCACAATTCCAACGAAGATTTTCTGAATATGTTCGCCGGTCATTGATGTCTTCTGCTGGCTCTGAATCTGGAGGCCAGAGGAATAATTATTCCCCACTGGGTTCGGGTCCTGTTCCGTCACAAGAAATTGGTTTTTCATCTGGACCTGGTAACCCAGGCCATGCTCAGTCACACCCAAGGTCAGCATTGTGGGTAGAGAGACAAGGTGATGGTGGTCTTGGAATCCCCTATTTATTGCGAACATCTGCTGCAGCCAGTGAAGGAAGTAGCAGACTTGTATCCGAG ATTCGCAATGTCTTGGGTCTCATGCGTAGGGGCGAGAGCTTGCGACTTGAG GATGTTATGATCCTTGATCAGTCTGTGTTTTTGGGGGTGGCTGATATTCATGATCGGTATAGGGATATGCGACTAGATGTTGACAACATGTCTTATGAG gAGTTATTGGCTCTGGAAGAGCGCATTGGTAATGTTAGCACGGGATTGAGTGAAGAAACAATTTTAAATCGATTGAGACAACGGAAATGTTCAATTGCAGTGGGGTCTCAGCTTGATGCAGAACCATGCTGTATCTGTCAG GAGGAATACAATGAGGGAGATGATCTTGGAACTCTGGAATGCGGCCATAATTTTCATGCTGACTGTATAAAACAATGGCTGATGCAGAAGAATTTGTGCCCCGTTTGTAAAACAACAGCCCTGACGAAATGA
- the LOC108990388 gene encoding probable E3 ubiquitin-protein ligase RHG1A isoform X1, whose protein sequence is MSNEWSLGEPSSSNSQNEVRCDERKAEFGWSSSGSACPAAGPRLEEWNCEPSNTNGNPMFAQSSNSNVHTQNLNLNTDPIGHGGDNSQAMGCPNIHKSIRSENRCIPPASSSDHHVLPSRPSGVLVTENDGGPGCSMEGRRVPCKRKALEANAGQSSVSGSSSYFHPSENSAWSAVPARFNLSSSLGVSATPEQVNPRFGLGTMEVASDFIPDLSLAGSFHRNTRLRINPSNQQESIAPTLISTDNAVRHSSISSSLLSPRLLPVGYSLDLRSTPASDRMTPQSQPVLVHVPTLPRNVQGYRWNGGPSLGAGNITSSMVSGDRDYVPHEEMGSRSMTRNLSEHPLFMPAIELRNLVRNPANRGSTSGNVSIPGNVASTSRPVPSSGVHPSYAPTLAPQHSPPQFQRRFSEYVRRSLMSSAGSESGGQRNNYSPLGSGPVPSQEIGFSSGPGNPGHAQSHPRSALWVERQGDGGLGIPYLLRTSAAASEGSSRLVSELLQLSLLIGCLFKLKSRSEKSNRIRNVLGLMRRGESLRLEDVMILDQSVFLGVADIHDRYRDMRLDVDNMSYEELLALEERIGNVSTGLSEETILNRLRQRKCSIAVGSQLDAEPCCICQEEYNEGDDLGTLECGHNFHADCIKQWLMQKNLCPVCKTTALTK, encoded by the exons ATGTCGAATGAATGGAGCTTGGGTGAGCCTAGTTCTAGCAATTCCCAGAATGAGGTCAGGTGTGATGAGCGGAAAGCAGAATTTGGATGGTCATCTTCAGGAAGTGCTTGTCCTGCAGCTGGTCCAAGGTTGGAAGAATGGAACTGTGAACCATCTAATACAAATGGAAACCCTATGTTTGCACAAAGTTCCAATTCTAATGTGCATACTCAGAATCTCAACTTAAACACAGATCCAATTGGTCATGGTGGTGATAATAGTCAAGCCATGGGATGCCCTAACATACACAAGTCTATCAGATCTGAAAATCGGTGCATTCCACCTGCAAGTAGTTCTGATCATCATGTACTTCCTTCCAGACCCAGTGGAGTTTTAGTGACCGAGAATGATGGCGGACCAGGCTGTTCAATGGAGGGTCGCCGTGTCCCCTGTAAAAGAAAAGCTCTTGAAGCAAATGCTGGACAGTCTTCTGTTTCTGGAAGTTCTAGCTACTTTCACCCTTCTGAAAATAGTGCATGGTCTGCTGTGCCTGCTCGCTTTAATTTGAGCAGCAGTTTAGGTGTATCTGCTACACCCGAACAGGTGAACCCAAGATTCGGGCTAGGCACAATGGAAGTAGCTTCTGATTTCATTCCTGATCTAAGTTTGGCAGGAAGCTTCCATAGAAATACCCGTTTAAGGATAAATCCTTCAAATCAACAAGAGTCTATTGCCCCTACTTTAATCTCTACAGACAATGCTGTTAGGCATTCTAGTATTTCATCTTCCCTGCTGTCACCAAGACTTCTTCCAGTTGGTTATTCTTTGGACTTGCGGTCAACACCTGCTTCTGATCGTATGACTCCTCAAAGTCAACCGGTTTTGGTCCATGTTCCTACATTGCCGCGAAACGTGCAAGGTTACAGGTGGAATGGAGGACCTAGCTTGGGAGCTGGCAATATCACAAGCTCTATGGTTTCTGGAGATAGAGATTATGTGCCACATGAAGAAATGGGCTCAAGAAGCATGACAAGAAACCTTTCGGAACATCCTTTGTTTATGCCTGCTATCGAACTGAGAAACTTGGTTCGAAACCCAGCAAATAGGGGTTCAACTAGTGGAAATGTGAGTATTCCTGGAAATGTTGCCTCTACATCTCGACCTGTTCCCAGTTCAGGTGTCCATCCATCATATGCTCCTACTTTAGCTCCTCAACATAGTCCCCCACAATTCCAACGAAGATTTTCTGAATATGTTCGCCGGTCATTGATGTCTTCTGCTGGCTCTGAATCTGGAGGCCAGAGGAATAATTATTCCCCACTGGGTTCGGGTCCTGTTCCGTCACAAGAAATTGGTTTTTCATCTGGACCTGGTAACCCAGGCCATGCTCAGTCACACCCAAGGTCAGCATTGTGGGTAGAGAGACAAGGTGATGGTGGTCTTGGAATCCCCTATTTATTGCGAACATCTGCTGCAGCCAGTGAAGGAAGTAGCAGACTTGTATCCGAG TTACTTCAGTTAAGTTTGTTGATTGGATGTTTGTTCAAGCTGAAAAGTAGAAGTGAAAAATCTAATCGg ATTCGCAATGTCTTGGGTCTCATGCGTAGGGGCGAGAGCTTGCGACTTGAG GATGTTATGATCCTTGATCAGTCTGTGTTTTTGGGGGTGGCTGATATTCATGATCGGTATAGGGATATGCGACTAGATGTTGACAACATGTCTTATGAG gAGTTATTGGCTCTGGAAGAGCGCATTGGTAATGTTAGCACGGGATTGAGTGAAGAAACAATTTTAAATCGATTGAGACAACGGAAATGTTCAATTGCAGTGGGGTCTCAGCTTGATGCAGAACCATGCTGTATCTGTCAG GAGGAATACAATGAGGGAGATGATCTTGGAACTCTGGAATGCGGCCATAATTTTCATGCTGACTGTATAAAACAATGGCTGATGCAGAAGAATTTGTGCCCCGTTTGTAAAACAACAGCCCTGACGAAATGA
- the LOC109003536 gene encoding protein FAR1-RELATED SEQUENCE 5-like, which produces MHSYYGSVPTWSPVFLPYPDGSQYPSNIQNVGYPFQYGMGPLTPHIATSSATSGRGCSENSPDCRETAVPCINSIVDEESKEDRPKSRETDDCTTGSLQLVQTDGDDIIEEPRSGMEFNSFEDLHSYYKDYAKKCGFGVMTQRSEKGDDQSIRYVTLGCARGGKARIKSLNVAKPRPTGKTDCKTRINALKVEGKMRLTTVHNTHNHGLSPKKSRFFRCNREVSETVKRVLDTNDLAGIRMNKSFGSLVVGAGGFENLPFLEKDCRNYIDKCMDGIPPKAINTDQDRAMKNAIAKVFPESRHRFCLWHILKKVPEKLGSYAAYKSGLKSHLMKCVYDTQTIEEFEKCWDGLLNTYDLHENVWLKSLYDERQHWTNLKEFVDQFDSALRKKIENENNVDFHTFSVTIPCISRSPIEKRFQELYTNAKFREVQQQVMGVLDMDPCLLSEDGVMKRYLVEDEVHVEEFTKLVTYSVNFNVEDCDGKCSCGLFEMRGILCRHILAIFKANGIKLLPDRYILDRWRKDIKRRYTLIHSSYDAGDQRPDGNRYSSLLNICYQMITYAAGSNEQFEDAKKKLYSMIDLYRENQHPPSMTQTGSNAGCTTLDTNAVGSSKPVLSPNVVRGKGRPPSLRRASRMEKEMRKVKVKQKKAPVTGKRKQRDEGDTPLPDTCRNLFGPSEVDITSPSELQIQFGLDGSQPVGHGLDGSQPVEHGFDGSQPENHGLDRSQLD; this is translated from the exons AATATGGAATGGGACCTCTGACTCCTCACATCGCTACAAGCTCCGCAACGAGCGGAAGAGGTTGTTCAGAGAATAGTCCCGATTGTAGGGAAACTGCAGTGCCATGTATAAACTCAATTGTTGATGAAGAAAGTAAAGAGGATAGACCCAAATCACGGGAAACCGACGATTGCACTACCGGTTCACTACAATTAGTGCAAACGGATGGTGATGATATAATTGAGGAGCCAAGGTCGGGGATGGAATTCAATTCTTTTGAAGATTTACATAGTTATTATAAGGATTATGCTAAGAAATgcgggtttggggtgatgacacaAAGGAGTGAGAAGGGAGATGATCAAAGTATCAGATATGTCACTCTTGGTTGTGCCCGTGGAGGGAAAGCCCGAATTAAGAGTTTGAACGTTGCAAAGCCACGCCCGACAGGAAAGACGGATTGTAAGACAAGGATTAATGCCTTAAAGGTTGAAGGAAAGATGCGGTTAACAACAGTCCATAATACACATAATCATGGCCTCAGTCCAAAGAAATCTCGTTTCTTTCGTTGTAACAGAGAAGTGAGTGAGACTGTAAAAAGAGTCCTAGATACAAATGACTTGGCTGGGATCCGgatgaataagagtttcggATCTCTTGTCGTTGGTGCAGGAGGTTTCGAGAACCTCCCATTTTTAGAAAAGGATTGTCGCAATTATATAGATAAG tgtatggatggtatacCTCCAAAAGCTATTAATACTGATCAAGAtagagcaatgaaaaatgcaattgctaAGGTCTTTCCAGAAAGTCGGCATAGATTCTGTTTATGGCATATACTGAAGAAAGTTCCCGAGAAGCTTGGGTCATATGCTGCCTACAAAAGTGGACTAAAAAGTCACCTAATGAAATGTGTGTACGACACTCAAAcaattgaggagtttgagaaatgttgggatgGGTTACTTAACACATATGATTTACATGAGAATGTCTGGTTGAAAAGTTTATATGATGAGCGTCAGCATTGG ACAAATTTGAAGGAGTTTGTCGACCAATTTGACAGTGCactgaggaaaaaaattgagaatgaaaataatGTCGATTTCCACACATTTAGCGTCACCATTCCCTGtatatctagatctccaattgagaagagatttcaagagttgtacacgaATGCTAAATTTAGGGAAGTCCAGCAGCAAGTAATGGGTGTGCTCGATATGGATCCGTGTCTACTTAGTGAGGATGGTGTAATGAAAAGATATCTGGTGGAAGATGAAGTTCATGTTGAAGAGTTCACTAAGCTTGTTACGTATTCAGTGAACTTCAATGTGGAAGACTGCGATGGAAAGTGTTCATGTGGGTTATTCGAGATGAGGGGGATACTGTGTAGGCATATTTTAGCCATCTTCAAAGCTAATGGTATAAAGTTATTGCCAGACCGGtacattttagatcgatggaggaaggacattAAGAGGAGATACACGTTAATCCACAGTAGCTATGATGCTGGGGATCAGAGGCCAGATGGGAATAGATATTCAAGTTTGCTGAATATATGTTATCAGATGATAACTTATGCAGCGGGTTCCAATGAGCAGTTTGAAGATGCAAAAAAGAAGTTATATTCAATGATTGACTTGTACCGTGAGAATCAACACCCCCCATCTATGACTCAAACAG GTTCGAATGCTGGTTGTACGACACTGGACACAAATGCTGTTGGTAGTTCAAAACCCGTACTAAGTCCAAATGTTGTGCGAGGGAAAGGAAGACCTCcatctctgaggagagcatccaggatggagaaagaAATGCGGAAGGTTAAAGTCAAACAGAAAAAAGCACCAGTCACAGGGAAACGTAAACAG CGAGATGAAGGAGATACACCACTCCCGGACACGTGTAGAAATTTATTTGGCCCATCAGAAGTAGATATCACCAGTCCTAGTGAACTGCAG ATACAgtttgggttggatggatcacaaccggtgGGGCAtgggttggatggatcacaaccggtgGAGCATGGGTTCGATGGATCGCAACCTGAGAATCATGGATTGGATAGATCACAACTGGATTAA